One Actinomadura viridis genomic region harbors:
- a CDS encoding MbtH family protein produces MANPFDDEDGTFLALMNDEGQYSLWPAFADVPAGWAVVHGEDTRKACLDFIEENWTDMRPKSLVEDMKQYEKAT; encoded by the coding sequence ATGGCGAATCCATTCGATGACGAGGACGGCACCTTCCTGGCGCTCATGAACGACGAGGGCCAGTATTCGCTGTGGCCGGCCTTCGCCGACGTGCCGGCCGGCTGGGCCGTCGTGCACGGCGAGGACACCCGCAAGGCATGCCTGGACTTCATCGAGGAGAACTGGACGGACATGCGTCCCAAGAGCCTCGTCGAGGACATGAAGCAGTACGAGAAGGCGACCTGA